A window of Vibrio ishigakensis contains these coding sequences:
- the atpH gene encoding F0F1 ATP synthase subunit delta — MSDLVTIARPYAKAAFDFAVEKNALDQWGQMLAFAAEVSKHDEIAEILDGSVTANKLSEIFIAVCGEQLDEHGQNLLKVMAANGRLKALPAVFAEFVVLKQEHDKTIDVDVTSATELSAEQLKEITSKLESRFERKVKLNCSIDETLLAGVIIRAGDLVIDNSARGRLNRLSDALQS; from the coding sequence ATGTCTGATTTGGTAACAATCGCACGCCCCTATGCTAAAGCAGCATTCGACTTTGCGGTGGAAAAGAACGCGTTAGACCAATGGGGTCAAATGCTGGCTTTTGCTGCCGAAGTATCAAAGCACGATGAAATCGCTGAAATTCTTGATGGCTCAGTAACAGCCAACAAGCTTTCAGAAATCTTCATTGCGGTTTGTGGCGAACAACTTGATGAGCACGGTCAAAACCTGCTTAAGGTAATGGCAGCGAACGGTCGCTTAAAAGCACTGCCAGCTGTATTTGCTGAGTTCGTGGTTCTTAAACAAGAGCACGACAAGACAATCGATGTAGACGTTACGTCTGCAACCGAGCTGTCAGCTGAGCAACTAAAAGAAATTACTAGCAAGCTTGAGTCGCGTTTCGAACGCAAAGTGAAGCTGAATTGCAGTATAGATGAGACCCTTCTAGCAGGGGTTATTATTCGAGCCGGAGACCTAGTCATCGATAACTCAGCACGCGGTCGTTTGAACCGTCTGAGCGATGCATTGCAGTCTTAA
- the atpF gene encoding F0F1 ATP synthase subunit B, whose amino-acid sequence MEMNATLLGQAISFTMFVWFCMKYVWPPVMQAIEERQKKIADGLAAAERAAKDLDLAQANASDQMKEAKRTATEIIEQANKRKAQIIDEAREDAQAERQKILSQAEAEVEAERSRARDELRKQVATLAIAGAEKILERSVDKDAQKDILDNITAKL is encoded by the coding sequence GTGGAAATGAACGCAACTCTGCTAGGTCAAGCAATTAGCTTCACTATGTTTGTGTGGTTCTGCATGAAATATGTATGGCCGCCAGTAATGCAAGCTATTGAAGAACGTCAGAAGAAAATTGCTGACGGTCTTGCTGCCGCTGAACGCGCAGCTAAAGACTTGGACCTAGCACAAGCCAACGCTTCTGACCAAATGAAAGAAGCGAAGCGCACAGCAACTGAGATCATCGAACAGGCTAACAAGCGTAAAGCTCAAATTATTGATGAAGCTCGTGAGGATGCACAGGCAGAACGCCAAAAAATCCTTTCACAAGCTGAAGCTGAAGTTGAAGCTGAACGTAGCCGTGCACGCGATGAGCTGCGCAAACAAGTTGCTACTCTGGCTATTGCTGGTGCAGAGAAGATCCTGGAGCGCTCAGTCGATAAAGACGCGCAAAAAGATATTCTTGATAACATTACTGCGAAACTTTAA
- the atpE gene encoding F0F1 ATP synthase subunit C, with translation METVLSFSAIAVAIIVGLCAVGTAVGFAILGGKFLEGAARQPEMAPMLQVKMFIIAGLLDAIPMIGIVIALLFTFANPFVGQLG, from the coding sequence ATGGAAACTGTTCTAAGTTTTTCTGCTATTGCTGTTGCGATCATCGTAGGTCTATGTGCAGTTGGTACTGCTGTAGGTTTCGCAATCCTAGGTGGTAAGTTCCTAGAAGGCGCTGCTCGTCAACCAGAAATGGCTCCAATGCTTCAAGTTAAGATGTTCATCATCGCTGGTCTACTTGATGCAATCCCAATGATCGGTATCGTTATCGCTCTACTATTCACATTCGCTAACCCATTTGTTGGTCAACTAGGTTAA
- the atpB gene encoding F0F1 ATP synthase subunit A, translating to MATPGEALTSSSYIEHHLQHLSLAKLGIVSEGSFWNVHIDSLFFSVLTGVLFLWVFRSVAKKATTGVPSKLQCFVEMVVEFVGENVRDTFHGRNPLIAPLALTIFVWIILMNLMDLVPIDFLPYPAELMGIPYLKVVPTADVSITMSMALGVFALMIYYSIKVKGIGGFAKELALHPFNHPLMIPFNLLLETVSLLAKPISLGMRLFGNMFAGEVVFILCAAMLPWYLQWVGSLPWAIFHILVILIQAFVFMMLTIVYLSMAHEDNH from the coding sequence ATGGCTACGCCTGGTGAAGCGTTGACATCTTCCAGTTACATTGAGCACCACTTACAACACCTATCTCTAGCTAAACTAGGTATTGTAAGCGAGGGCAGTTTCTGGAACGTGCATATCGATAGCCTGTTCTTTTCTGTGTTGACTGGTGTGTTATTCCTTTGGGTATTTCGCTCAGTAGCAAAGAAAGCAACAACTGGTGTACCAAGTAAGTTGCAGTGTTTTGTTGAAATGGTAGTTGAGTTCGTTGGTGAGAACGTTCGCGACACTTTCCATGGACGCAATCCATTAATTGCACCGTTGGCATTGACCATTTTCGTATGGATTATCTTAATGAACTTGATGGACCTTGTGCCTATCGACTTCTTACCATATCCAGCCGAACTAATGGGTATTCCTTATCTGAAGGTTGTTCCAACCGCAGACGTGAGTATCACAATGTCTATGGCTCTAGGTGTATTTGCTTTGATGATTTACTACAGCATCAAAGTGAAAGGCATCGGAGGTTTTGCAAAGGAACTAGCACTACATCCGTTTAATCACCCGCTAATGATTCCATTCAACTTGTTGTTGGAAACAGTATCCCTACTGGCGAAACCTATCTCATTGGGTATGCGTCTGTTCGGTAACATGTTTGCTGGTGAGGTTGTATTCATCCTTTGTGCTGCAATGCTACCTTGGTATCTACAATGGGTAGGTTCCCTACCATGGGCTATCTTCCACATTTTGGTTATTTTGATTCAAGCCTTTGTATTTATGATGCTAACGATCGTTTATCTATCAATGGCTCATGAAGACAATCATTAA
- a CDS encoding F0F1 ATP synthase subunit I, whose translation MVTTLAKPGRELAGRMLLIELSVVIFMAIGMSIAFNPSWGMSALIGGGIFVIANAVFAMFAFLYAGARAIKLVAFSFYTGEALKILLTIVLFSIAYVYMELELVPLKLTYLLVLLINMFGPVFLINKRK comes from the coding sequence ATGGTAACGACGCTAGCTAAACCGGGGCGCGAGCTCGCAGGGCGAATGCTACTGATTGAGTTAAGCGTGGTTATTTTCATGGCTATTGGAATGAGCATTGCGTTCAATCCAAGTTGGGGGATGTCGGCGCTAATTGGTGGTGGCATTTTTGTCATTGCTAATGCAGTGTTCGCGATGTTTGCTTTTCTGTATGCGGGTGCTAGGGCGATTAAATTGGTCGCTTTCTCATTCTATACCGGTGAAGCACTCAAGATTCTCCTGACGATCGTTTTGTTTTCGATAGCCTACGTGTATATGGAGTTGGAACTCGTTCCTCTCAAACTAACCTATTTGCTGGTTCTATTAATAAATATGTTTGGACCAGTGTTTTTAATTAACAAAAGAAAATAG
- a CDS encoding ParB/RepB/Spo0J family partition protein, whose translation MSKRGLGKGLDALLSTSAIAREKRAPAEVATPAQSENGELQDIAIERLQPGVYQPRKEMDADALSELSASIESQGIIQPIVVRQLPSSDYEIIAGERRWRAAKQAGLKKVPCVVKQVQDKAAIAMALIENIQRENLNAVEEAQALERLQAEFELTHQQIADVIGKSRTAVSNLLRLNQLQSEVKKLVEQQKLEMGHARALLALQDELQIEVANEVAKRGLTVRQTEQLVKKALTPPQESAQKVVDQEAEIWSEKLSQNLGNSVSLIRNKNGSAKLTISVDEPHKLEQLIAKLERIV comes from the coding sequence ATGTCAAAGCGTGGTTTAGGTAAAGGACTCGATGCACTGCTTTCAACCAGTGCCATTGCGAGAGAAAAACGCGCGCCTGCAGAAGTTGCCACCCCAGCCCAGTCGGAAAACGGCGAGCTGCAGGATATTGCCATTGAGCGCCTCCAACCAGGTGTCTATCAACCACGTAAGGAGATGGACGCCGATGCACTGAGTGAACTGAGTGCATCTATCGAATCCCAAGGCATTATCCAGCCTATCGTTGTACGCCAACTGCCATCGTCAGACTATGAAATCATAGCCGGTGAGCGACGCTGGCGTGCGGCGAAACAAGCGGGCCTGAAGAAGGTTCCTTGTGTCGTAAAACAAGTTCAAGACAAAGCGGCCATTGCCATGGCGCTTATCGAAAACATTCAGCGTGAAAACCTAAACGCGGTTGAAGAGGCACAGGCCCTTGAGCGTTTGCAGGCTGAGTTTGAACTTACCCACCAACAGATTGCCGATGTGATCGGCAAATCTCGTACCGCTGTCAGTAACCTACTGCGTCTTAACCAACTTCAGAGCGAGGTTAAGAAACTCGTTGAACAACAGAAACTCGAGATGGGCCACGCCCGCGCCTTACTTGCACTGCAAGATGAACTGCAAATTGAGGTTGCAAATGAGGTTGCTAAACGTGGTTTGACCGTTCGCCAAACCGAGCAATTGGTTAAAAAAGCACTGACACCACCTCAAGAATCTGCACAAAAAGTAGTCGATCAGGAAGCTGAAATCTGGTCAGAAAAATTGTCACAAAATTTAGGAAACTCCGTTTCATTGATTAGAAACAAGAACGGCTCCGCTAAATTGACAATTAGTGTTGATGAACCTCACAAATTAGAACAGTTGATCGCTAAGTTAGAGCGCATCGTGTGA